The following proteins are encoded in a genomic region of Maylandia zebra isolate NMK-2024a linkage group LG1, Mzebra_GT3a, whole genome shotgun sequence:
- the LOC106676062 gene encoding retrovirus-related Pol polyprotein from transposon 412 — protein MGEDDDVTPTAKWLKLTAANSLPIPYIGYIELDVQVMGLTAQECGFLVVRDPAPEPGGPQDQELMSAKVKVQENDVEQQVGKGASRLEGSPPVLVGMNIIKRCKELAIASFDSTLGGELNAAWGEAFQRVQACEVLERSSIARLAGKNTVHVPASSVATVFARGLGKVSDDQTLMLLEPTNTLVPSGLVVVPTLVETDRHVFPVQVVNFSQEDVWLAPRTRLGMLTVVECVENAAEVQFNRISADHEEVSLNKEGAKESDGELKLLIEQLSISGSQEEQTKLAALLAQYADVFAFKDEDLGYTEKISHEIHLVDDVPVTQAYRRIPPTQCKEVREHITQLLKKGVIKESTSAYASPIVLVRKTDNSLRLCVDYRRLNAKTRRDAFPLPRIDESFDALHGARFFSTIDLASGYHQVAVHERDRHKTAFTTPFGLFEYTRLPFGVCNGPATFQRLMQATMSDLILQIMLVYLDDILVYSSTFEDHLTRLQTVLQRLRETGLKVKVEKCHFLQSSVRFLGHQISAEGIGTDPDKIAAVRQWPVPTTVKELRSFLGFCSYYRRFLHGFSQLAGPLHDLINAWGKEDSPAKYKNLLESVWTPSCQESFEQLKEKLTSAPLLAYADFSLPFVVETDASSLGLGAVLYQVQGGRKRVIAYASRRLRNAERNDRNYSSMKLELLALKWAVSEKFRGYLLGSKFTVVTDNNPLCHLNSAKLGAIEQRWVAQLAPFDFEVQYRPGRCNTAADTLSRQPLAGEPQPAGDEEEFDGCISICNLVSRGTTLGLDLVSAGVKCCQVRQARVTAVEQDTHFTDSQGNTPTLPGYSKEELRQFQCSDPTIKSFRQFWDKKKKPTHQQRRGLAKSVISLLRQWSRIMELEGLLYRVIEDGHLGRCQQLLLPACLKEAVLGSVHDQMGHQGVERTQNLLRQRCFWVGMYEEVDQWIKKCYRCVLTKLPQPKIHAPVKPFLATRPLEVVAVDFSMLEPASDGRENVLVVTDVFTKFTQAFPTRDQKADTTAKILLREWFMRYGVPERLHSDQGRNFESDVIQELCKLYGVKKKPYYTTSSPR, from the coding sequence ATGGGTGAAGATGATGATGTAACCCCTACAGCTAAATGGCTTAAATTGACTGCAGCTAACTCATTGCCAATTCCTTATATAGGTTACATTGAGCTGGATGTGCAGGTCATGGGGTTAACAGCGCAGGAGTGTGGGTTTTTGGTAGTCAGGGACCCCGCCCCAGAACCAGGAGGGCCACAGGACCAAGAGCTAATGTCAGCTAAAGTTAAGGTGCAGGAAAATGATGTGGAACAGCAGGTGGGAAAAGGTGCCAGCAGACTAGAGGGATCCCCCCCTGTTCTTGTTGGAATGAACATAATAAAGAGATGTAAGGAGCTAGCCATTGCTAGTTTTGATTCAACTCTCGGAGGAGAGTTAAATGCTGCTTGGGGAGAAGCTTTTCAGAGGGTGCAAGCCTGCGAAGTATTAGAGAGGTCATCCATCGCCCGGTTAGCTGGTAAAAATACTGTACACGTGCCAGCATCATCCGTGGCCACAGTATTTGCTAGAGGGCTTGGGAAAGTTTCAGATGACCAGACCTTAATGTTACTTGAGCCAACCAACACGCTCGTTCCCAGTGGTTTGGTTGTTGTTCCTACTCTTGTTGAAACTGACAGGCACGTGTTTCCAGTTCAAGTTGTGAACTTCTCTcaggaagatgtgtggttggctCCCCGGACCAGACTTGGTATGCTTACTGTAGTGGAGTGTGTTGAAAATGCAGCTGAGGTGCAGTTTAATCGTATCTCTGCTGACCACGAGGAAGTGTCACTGAATAAGGAAGGGGCTAAAGAATCTGATGGTGAACTGAAATTGCTGATAGAGCAGCTGAGCATTAGTGGCTCCCAAGAGGAACAGACCAAATTAGCTGCACTTTTGGCTCAGTATGCAGATGTTTTTGCTTTCAAGGATGAAGATCTAGGTTATACAGAGAAGATCAGTCATGAGATACACCTAGTCGATGATGTCCCGGTCACTCAGGCCTACCGACGGATACCTCCAACACAGTGCAAAGAGGTGCGAGAACACATAACCCAGCTTCTGAAAAAGGGTGTGATCAAAGAAAGCACTAGTGCCTATGCATCGCCCATTGTGCTGGTGAGGAAGACAGACAACAGCTTGAGGTTATGTGTCGATTACAGGCGGCTAAATGCCAAGACCAGACGTGATGCCTTTCCTTTGCCCCGTATAGATGAATCCTTTGATGCATTACATGGTGCAAGGTTTTTCTCGACTATCGACCTGGCAAGTGGCTATCATCAAGTGGCAGTTCACGAAAGAGACAGGCACAAGACTGCTTTTACAACCCCATTTGGGTTGTTTGAATATACTAGATTGCCCTTTGGTGTGTGTAACGGTCCAGCCACTTTCCAAAGACTCATGCAGGCCACTATGAGTGACTTAATCCTTCAGATCATGCTCGTGTACCTAGATGACATATTAGTCTACTCATCAACTTTTGAAGACCATTTGACACGTCTTCAGACAGTGTTGCAGAGACTCAGGGAAACTGGGCTGAAGGTTAAGGTGGAGAAATGTCATTTTCTCCAATCTAGTGTACGCTTTTTGggtcaccagatctcagctGAAGGGATAGGTACGGACCCAGACAAGATAGCTGCAGTGAGGCAGTGGCCAGTACCCACCACAGTTAAAGAGCTGAGATCCTTCCTGGGTTTTTGCAGTTATTACAGGAGATTTCTCCATGGATTTTCGCAGCTGGCAGGTCCTTTGCATGATCTGATTAATGCATGGGGCAAGGAGGACAGTCCAGCTAAATATAAAAACTTGCTGGAAAGTGTGTGGACGCCATCTTGTCAAGAGTCATTTGAACAGCTGAAAGAGAAGCTCACGAGTGCCCCCCTACTTGCTTATGCTGATTTCTCACTGCCATTTGTTGTTGAGACGGATGCCAGCAGTTTAGGACTGGGAGCAGTTCTTTATCAGGTGCAGGGTGGCAGGAAACGTGTTATAGCATACGCCAGCCGAAGGTTGAGAAATGCAGAGAGAAATGACAGAAACTATAGCAGCATGAAATTAGAGCTCCTCGCCCTTAAATGGGCTGTGTCTGAGAAGTTTAGGGGGTATCTCTTAGGCTCCAAATTCACAGTTGTGACAGATAACAACCCCCTCTGCCACCTGAACTCAGCAAAGCTGGGAGCCATTGAACAGCGCTGGGTTGCCCAGTTAGCGCCATTTGACTTTGAGGTGCAGTATCGTCCTGGTCGGTGTAACACAGCAGCCGATACCCTCTCTAGACAGCCATTAGCAGGGGAGCCCCAGCCTGCAGGAGATGAGGAGGAGTTTGATGGATGCATATCCATCTGTAACCTTGTCAGCAGAGGGACAACGCTAGGCCTGGACTTAGTAAGTGCAGGTGTAAAATGTTGTCAGGTGAGGCAGGCCCGGGTCACAGCAGTTGAGCAAGACACCCATTTTACTGATTCCCAAGGGAATACACCCACTCTGCCAGGGTATTCTAAGGAAGAGTTGCGACAGTTTCAGTGCTCTGACCCTACTATCAAGTCCTTTAGGCAGTTTTgggacaaaaagaagaaacccaCACACCAGCAGAGGAGAGGTTTGGCTAAGTCTGTGATTTCTCTGCTCCGGCAGTGGTCACGTATCATGGAGTTGGAGGGATTGTTGTATCGGGTCATTGAGGATGGACATTTGGGGAGGTGTCAGCAGCTCCTTTTGCCAGCTTGTTTAAAGGAAGCTGTACTGGGGAGTGTGCATGATCAGATGGGGCATCAGGGGGTGGAGCGGACCCAGAATCTGTTAAGACAGAGATGTTTTTGGGTTGGTATGTATGAAGAAGTGGACCAGTGGATTAAGAAATGCTACAGATGTGTGCTTACTAAGTTGCCACAGCCCAAGATTCATGCCCCTGTCAAGCCTTTTTTGGCCACTAGACCTCTTGAAGTGGTTGCAGTAGATTTTAGCATGTTGGAGCCAGCCTCAGATGGACGGGAAAATGTGTTGGTGGTTACAGATGTTTTCACCAAGTTCACACAAGCTTTCCCCACACGCGACCAGAAAGCTGATACAACTGCTAAGATTTTGCTTAGAGAGTGGTTCATGAGGTATGGCGTACCAGAGAGGTTACATTCTGATCAGGGCAGAAATTTTGAAAGTGATGTGATTCAGGAACTGTGCAAGTTATATGGGGTTAAAAAAAAGCCGTACTACACCACATCATCCCCAAGGTAA